The following coding sequences are from one Epinephelus fuscoguttatus linkage group LG7, E.fuscoguttatus.final_Chr_v1 window:
- the LOC125892110 gene encoding cytochrome P450 3A30-like codes for MGYFPEFSTETWTLIVLIITLITVYGYAPYGFFKKMGIPGPRPFPFIGTFLGYTKGIHNFDTECYQKYGKMWGLYDGRQPVLAIMDTEMIKTVLVKECYSVFTNRRDFGLNGPLSDAVSVVEDEEWRRIRSVLSPSFTSGRLKEMYTIMLQHSSNLFKSLRKKVEADEVIDVKDIFGPYSMDVVTSTAFSVDIDSINHPSDPFVANIKRMVKFNFLNPLLVLVVLFPFLKGIFDRMDVSLFPAEVISFFYNFLEKIKSDRNKNEHKKRVDIMQLMVDSQTSKNNEEDTTPHKGLTDHEILSQAMMFIFAGYETSSSTLGFVAYNLATHPHIQKTLQEEIDETFPEKGQPTYEGLMQMEYLDMVINESMRLFPIGNRLERMTKSSVEINGVTIPKGTCVMVPVYTLQRDPALWPEPEAFKPERFSKENKDNVDPYAFLPFGAGPRNCIGMRFAVLMMKLAIVEILQNFSFVTCKETIIPMVLGTDGFTTPKDPIKLKMEPRATVANPPSS; via the exons ATGGGCTATTTTCCAGAGTTTTCCACCGAGACTTGGACTTTAATAGTATTAATCATCACTCTAATCACAGT GTATGGATATGCTCCATATGGCTTTTTCAAGAAAATGGGCATCCCTGGACCCAGACCTTTTCCCTTCATTGGGACATTTTTGGGTTACACAAAG GGCATCCACAACTTTGACACAGAATGCTATCAGAAATATGGAAAGATGTGGGG gTTGTACGATGGCAGGCAGCCTGTCTTGGCCATAATGGACACAGAAATGATCAAAACAGTCTTGGTTAAAGAGTGTTATTCTGTCTTCACCAACAGACgg gATTTTGGCCTAAATGGGCCCTTAAGTGATGCTGTATCAGTAGTCGAAGATGAGGAATGGAGAAGGATCCGCAGTGTACTGTCTCCCTCATTCACCAGCGGACGCCTGAAAGAG ATGTACACGATAATGTTGCAACACTCAAGTAATCTGTTCAAGAGCCTTCGCAAGAAAGTGGAGGCAGATGAAGTCATAGATGTCAAAGA CATATTTGGACCTTACAGTATGGATGTTGTGACCAGCACTGCTTTCAGTGTGGACATTGACTCCATCAACCATCCCTCTGATCCTTTTGTAGCAAACATTAAGAGAATGGTGAAGTTCAACTTCCTGAATCCTTTGCTTGTGCTTGTTG TCCTGTTTCCATTCTTGAAGGGGATTTTTGATAGGATGGATGTGTCATTATTTCCTGCGGAAGTGATAAGTTTCTTCTACAACTTCCTtgagaaaatcaaatcagaCAGGAATAAGAATGAACACAAG AAAAGAGTAGACATCATGCAGCTGATGGTGGACTCTCAGACTTCAAAGAACAACGAAGAGGATACAACACCCCACAAAG GACTGACAGATCACGAGATCCTATCTCAGGCCATGATGTTCATCTTTGCTGGCTATGAAACAAGTAGCAGCACACTGGGATTTGTCGCctacaacctggcaacccaccCTCACATCCAAAAGACCCTGCAAGAGGAGATTGATGAAACCTTCCCAGAAAAG GGTCAGCCAACCTATGAAGGCTTGATGCAGATGGAATACCTGGATATGGTGATAAATGAGTCAATGAGGCTGTTCCCTATCGGTAATCGATTGGAGAGGATGACAAAGTCCTCTGTGGAAATTAACGGTGTGACCATCCCTAAAGGAACTTGCGTCATGGTACCAGTGTACACTCTCCAGCGTGATCCTGCTTTGTGGCCTGAGCCTGAGGCCTTCAAACCCGAAAG ATTCAGCAAGGAGAACAAAGACAACGTAGATCCATATGCCTTCCTACCCTTTGGAGCAGGGCCAAGGAACTGCATTGGCATGCGATTTGCTGTCTTGATGATGAAGTTGGCCATTGTGGAGATTCTTCAGAACTTCAGCTTCGTCACGTGCAAGGAGACAATT ATTCCAATGGTACTGGGAACTGATGGATTTACCACACCCAAGGATCCCATCAAACTGAAAATGGAGCCCAGAGCAACTGTTGCCAATCCTCCCTCAAGCTAA